The nucleotide sequence GGCGGCCGAGTTCGCGGCCGCCGAGGCCGGAAAGCCCGCTGCCCGGCGGGTCGGCACGGTCTCGGGCTTCAACATCAACGGGGGCCGCCGGGTCGGCCTCGCGGCCTACGCGGTGGTTCCGTGAGCGCGTATCGTCTCAGCGTCGTCGTCCCGGTGAAGAACGAGGCCGGCAACATCGAGAGCCTCGTGGCCGAGCTGGAGCGGGCCTGCGCCCCGCTCGGGTCCTTCGAGGTCATCTACGTCGACGACGGCTCGACCGACGCCACCGCGGCCGTGCTCGCCGCCGCCCGGCAGGACCGGCCGTGGCTGCGCGTGCTGCGCCACGTGCGCAGCGGCGGCCAGTCGGCGGCGGTGCGCAGCGGCGTCGCGGCGGCGCGCGCCGACATCGTCGCGACCCTCGACGGGGACGGCCAGAACGACCCGGCCTTCATCCCGTCCCTCGTCGCCGCGCTGGAGGAGGCGGGCCCCCGCGCCGGCCTCGCCCAGGGCCAGCGTCAGGGCCGCAAGGACGGCGCGTTCAAGATGCTGCAGTCGCGCATCGCCAACGGGGTGCGCGGGCGCATCCTGAAGGATTCGACCCGCGACACCGGCTGCGGGCTCAAGGTCTTCCGGCGCGCGGTCTACCTGCGGCTGCCCTATTTCGACGCCCTGCACCGCTTCATGCCGGCCCTCGTCGCCCGCGAGGGCTTCGCGGTCGTCCACCGCGACGTGGTGGACCGGCCGCGCTTCTCGGGCCGCTCGAACTACGGCCTGTTCGACCGGCTCTGGGTCGGGATCCTCGACCTCGCCGGCGTCTGGTGGCTGATCCGGCGCAAGCGCCCGACGCCGGAGGTGGCGGAGGTGGGACCGTGCTGATCCAACTCGCCGAGGACCTGCCGGCCTATTTCTACGACGTCTTCGTCACGCGCTTCGATTTCTGGCTGGTCTTCGGCATCGGCGCCCAACTCGTCTTCGGCTCGCGCTTCATCCTGCAATGGATCGCGAGCGAGCGGGCCGGCCGCAGCGTGATGCCGCTCTCCTTCTGGTTCCTGTCGATCCTCGGCGGGCTGATGACCCTGGTCTACGGCTTCGTGCGCCGGGAGCCGGTGATCATCATCGGCCAGGGACTCTCGACGGTGATCTACCTGCGCAACCTCGCGCTGATCTTCCGCGAGCGGCGGAGACGGGCCGCGCCATGATCACCCGCCGGGTCCCATGAGCCGCGCGGCCCTGCCCGCCTTCCACGACGACCTCGACGCCTGCTTCGCGGAGGTCTGGCGCCTCCTCGGCGCGGGCGTCGAGCGGGGGCGCAGCGGCTTCCATCTGCCCGCCCTCGCGACCCTCGGCGCGGCGGGCGTCCCGCGGGTGCGGACGGTGGTGCTGCGGGCGGTCGATCCGGAAGCCGGCACGCTGCGCATCCACTGCGACCGCCGCTCCGACAAGGCGGACGAGATCGCCCGGAACGGCGCCTGTGCGCTCATGGCCTACGACCGCGAGACGACGGTGCA is from Methylobacterium radiodurans and encodes:
- a CDS encoding glycosyltransferase family 2 protein, yielding MSAYRLSVVVPVKNEAGNIESLVAELERACAPLGSFEVIYVDDGSTDATAAVLAAARQDRPWLRVLRHVRSGGQSAAVRSGVAAARADIVATLDGDGQNDPAFIPSLVAALEEAGPRAGLAQGQRQGRKDGAFKMLQSRIANGVRGRILKDSTRDTGCGLKVFRRAVYLRLPYFDALHRFMPALVAREGFAVVHRDVVDRPRFSGRSNYGLFDRLWVGILDLAGVWWLIRRKRPTPEVAEVGPC
- a CDS encoding lipid-A-disaccharide synthase N-terminal domain-containing protein, whose product is MLIQLAEDLPAYFYDVFVTRFDFWLVFGIGAQLVFGSRFILQWIASERAGRSVMPLSFWFLSILGGLMTLVYGFVRREPVIIIGQGLSTVIYLRNLALIFRERRRRAAP